From Rhododendron vialii isolate Sample 1 chromosome 10a, ASM3025357v1, the proteins below share one genomic window:
- the LOC131304007 gene encoding cell division cycle protein 27 homolog B-like isoform X2: MEAILIDCVQNSLRHFLHQNAIFMCERLCAEFPSETNLQLLAGCYLHNNQAYAAYHVLKGTQMAQSRYLFAISCFQMDLLSEAEASLSPVTDPTAEVPNGAAGHYLLGLIYRYTDRRKSAVHHFKQALSIDPLLWAAYEELCLLGAAEEASTVFGEVAALCIQKQQLNKALAYQNTQPSSDDHSLVSGRNIGLEDSSPREARHMSGNDIRVIPGNYHGVVTSGGVASQSLNGGPGNMSFYSTPSPMVAQLSGVAPPPLCKNVQPNGPNPNAVIMDGSPRSIVNSTIQAPRRKFVDEGKLRKISGRLFSDSGPRRSTRLAAETAVSMNSNATTVMGNGTSHSSKYIGGSKLSSVTFRSVTVRKGQPWTSESFDEATSSSSPAGDLSSHDQEETAMPMGGLVMGSSRVITGTSEILDLLRTLGEGYRLSCMYRCQDALDAYLKLPHKHYNTGWVLSQVGKSYFELVDYQEAHRAFSLARLASPYSLEGMDIHSTVLYHLKEDMKLSYLAQELISTDRLAPQSWCAMGNCYSLQKDHETALKNFQRAVRLNSRFAYAHTLCGHEYVALEDFENGIKSYHSALRIDGRHYNAWYGLGMIYLRQEKFEFSEHHFRMAFQINPRSSVIMSYLGTAFHALKKNDEAFEMMEKAILADKKNPLPMYQKANILVSIEKFDEALKVLEELKEYAPQESSVYALMGKIYKRSNMYDKAMLHFGLALDLKPPATDVATIKAAIEKLHVPDELEDTL; this comes from the exons ATGGAGGCTATACTCATCGACTGTGTGCAGAACAGCTTGCGTCACTTTCTGCACCAAAACGCCATTTTCATGTGCGAGCGCCTTTGTGCTGAGTTCCCCTCCGAG ACAAATCTACAATTGCTAGCTGGCTGTTACTTGCATAATAATCAAGCTTATGCTGCATACCATGTTTTGAAAG GAACACAAATGGCTCAATCGCGGTACTTGTTTGCAATATCATGCTTTCAGATGGATCTTCTCAGCGAAGCCGAAGCTTCGTTGTCTCCTGTTACTGATCCTACTGCAGAG GTTCCTAATGGTGCTGCTGGTCATTACCTTCTTGGTCTTATTTATAG GTACACTGATAGAAGAAAAAGTGCTGTTCATCATTTTAAGCAGGCATTGTCAATAGATCCATTGTTGTGGGCTGCATATGAGGAGCTGTGTCTATTAg GTGCTGCCGAAGAAGCAAGTACAGTTTTTGGTGAAGTAGCTGCTCTTTGCATTCAGAAGCAGCAGCTGAACAAAGCATTGGCTTATCAAAACACGCAGCCATCCAGTGATGATCATAGTTTAGTTTCGGGTAGAAACATTGGCTTAGAAGATAGTAGTCCGAGGGAAGCAAGACATATGAGTGGCAATGACATTAGAGTTATCCCAGGAAATTATCATGGAGTAGTTACGTCTGGAGGAGTTGCCAGTCAATCTCTAAATGGTGGTCCTGGCAACATGTCATTCTACAGTACTCCTTCACCAATGGTTGCACAG CTGTCAGGTGTTGCTCCACCCCCGTTATGCAAAAATGTGCAACCTAATGGCCCTAACCCAAATGCAGTTATTATGGATGGCTCACCAAGGTCAATTGTGAACTCTACAATTCAAGCCCCTCGAAGAAAGTTTGTGGATGAAGGAAAATTGAGAAAG ATATCAGGGAGGTTATTTTCTGATTCTGGACCTCGACGAAGCACCCGGCTTGCTGCAGAAACAGCAGTGAGCATGAATTCAAATGCCACTACAGTAATGGGAAATGGAACTAGCCACTCCTCTAAATATATTGGTGGTTCCAAGTTGAGCTCGGTGACATTTCGGTCAGTGACAGTTCGCAAGGGGCAGCCGTGGACCAGTGAAAGTTTTGATGAAG CCACCTCAAGTTCATCTCCTGCTGGTGATCTTAGTTCTCATGATCAAGAAGAAACAGCAATGCCAATGGGTGGGCTAGTTATGGGTAGCTCAAGAGTAATAACTGGTACTTCTGAAATATTGGATCTCTTAAGGACTCTTGGGGAAGGCTATAGGCTATCCTGCATGTACAGGTGCCAG GACGCGCTGGATGCATATCTGAAACTTCCGCATAAACATTATAATACTGGATGGGTACTTTCCCAG GTGGGGAAATCGTATTTTGAATTGGTTGATTACCAAGAAGCTCATCGTGCCTTCAGTCTTGCCCGTCTAGCATCTCCTTACAGTTTGGAAGGGATGGATATACATTCTACAGTTCTATAT CATTTGAAGGAAGATATGAAGTTAAGTTACCTGGCTCAGGAGCTGATATCAACTGACCGCTTAGCTCCTCAATCTTG GTGTGCTATGGGAAATTGCTATAGTTTGCAGAAAGACCATGAAACTGCTCTTAAAAATTTCCAACGCGCTGTGCGACTGAATTCGAGATTTGCTTATGCGCACACCCTTTGTGGACACGA ATATGTTGCGCTAGAGGATTTTGAGAATGGAATTAAGAGCTACCACAGTGCCCTTCGAATTGATGGGAGACATTATAATGCTTGGTATGGACTCGGAATGATCTACCTTCGCCAAGAGAAATTTGAGTTCTCGGAGCATCACTTCCGCATGGCTTTCCAAATTAATCCTCGTTCTTCCGTTATAATGTCTTATCTTGGAACAGCTTTCCATGCCTTAAAG AAAAATGATGAAGCTTTTGAGATGATGGAGAAGGCTATTTTGGCAGATAAGAAGAATCCTCTGCCCATGTATCAGAAGGCTAATATACTTGTGAGCATAGAAAAATTTGATGAAGCTTTGAAAGTCCTAGAGGAGCTTAAAGAGTATGCCCCTCAAGAAAGCAGTGTATATGCCCTGATGGGTAAGATTTATAAAAGGAGTAACATGTATGACAAGGCAATGCTTCACTTTGGATTAGCTCTGGATTTGAAACCACCTGCGACAGATGTTGCTACCATCAAG GCTGCAATTGAGAAGTTGCATGTACCAGATGAATTAGAAGATACACTCTAA
- the LOC131304007 gene encoding cell division cycle protein 27 homolog B-like isoform X1, translated as MEAILIDCVQNSLRHFLHQNAIFMCERLCAEFPSETNLQLLAGCYLHNNQAYAAYHVLKGTQMAQSRYLFAISCFQMDLLSEAEASLSPVTDPTAEVPNGAAGHYLLGLIYRYTDRRKSAVHHFKQALSIDPLLWAAYEELCLLGAAEEASTVFGEVAALCIQKQQLNKALAYQNTQPSSDDHSLVSGRNIGLEDSSPREARHMSGNDIRVIPGNYHGVVTSGGVASQSLNGGPGNMSFYSTPSPMVAQLSGVAPPPLCKNVQPNGPNPNAVIMDGSPRSIVNSTIQAPRRKFVDEGKLRKISGRLFSDSGPRRSTRLAAETAVSMNSNATTVMGNGTSHSSKYIGGSKLSSVTFRSVTVRKGQPWTSESFDEGIRHEVRDDSRSNAATSSSSPAGDLSSHDQEETAMPMGGLVMGSSRVITGTSEILDLLRTLGEGYRLSCMYRCQDALDAYLKLPHKHYNTGWVLSQVGKSYFELVDYQEAHRAFSLARLASPYSLEGMDIHSTVLYHLKEDMKLSYLAQELISTDRLAPQSWCAMGNCYSLQKDHETALKNFQRAVRLNSRFAYAHTLCGHEYVALEDFENGIKSYHSALRIDGRHYNAWYGLGMIYLRQEKFEFSEHHFRMAFQINPRSSVIMSYLGTAFHALKKNDEAFEMMEKAILADKKNPLPMYQKANILVSIEKFDEALKVLEELKEYAPQESSVYALMGKIYKRSNMYDKAMLHFGLALDLKPPATDVATIKAAIEKLHVPDELEDTL; from the exons ATGGAGGCTATACTCATCGACTGTGTGCAGAACAGCTTGCGTCACTTTCTGCACCAAAACGCCATTTTCATGTGCGAGCGCCTTTGTGCTGAGTTCCCCTCCGAG ACAAATCTACAATTGCTAGCTGGCTGTTACTTGCATAATAATCAAGCTTATGCTGCATACCATGTTTTGAAAG GAACACAAATGGCTCAATCGCGGTACTTGTTTGCAATATCATGCTTTCAGATGGATCTTCTCAGCGAAGCCGAAGCTTCGTTGTCTCCTGTTACTGATCCTACTGCAGAG GTTCCTAATGGTGCTGCTGGTCATTACCTTCTTGGTCTTATTTATAG GTACACTGATAGAAGAAAAAGTGCTGTTCATCATTTTAAGCAGGCATTGTCAATAGATCCATTGTTGTGGGCTGCATATGAGGAGCTGTGTCTATTAg GTGCTGCCGAAGAAGCAAGTACAGTTTTTGGTGAAGTAGCTGCTCTTTGCATTCAGAAGCAGCAGCTGAACAAAGCATTGGCTTATCAAAACACGCAGCCATCCAGTGATGATCATAGTTTAGTTTCGGGTAGAAACATTGGCTTAGAAGATAGTAGTCCGAGGGAAGCAAGACATATGAGTGGCAATGACATTAGAGTTATCCCAGGAAATTATCATGGAGTAGTTACGTCTGGAGGAGTTGCCAGTCAATCTCTAAATGGTGGTCCTGGCAACATGTCATTCTACAGTACTCCTTCACCAATGGTTGCACAG CTGTCAGGTGTTGCTCCACCCCCGTTATGCAAAAATGTGCAACCTAATGGCCCTAACCCAAATGCAGTTATTATGGATGGCTCACCAAGGTCAATTGTGAACTCTACAATTCAAGCCCCTCGAAGAAAGTTTGTGGATGAAGGAAAATTGAGAAAG ATATCAGGGAGGTTATTTTCTGATTCTGGACCTCGACGAAGCACCCGGCTTGCTGCAGAAACAGCAGTGAGCATGAATTCAAATGCCACTACAGTAATGGGAAATGGAACTAGCCACTCCTCTAAATATATTGGTGGTTCCAAGTTGAGCTCGGTGACATTTCGGTCAGTGACAGTTCGCAAGGGGCAGCCGTGGACCAGTGAAAGTTTTGATGAAG GAATACGTCACGAGGTTCGTGATGATTCTCGTTCCAATGCAGCCACCTCAAGTTCATCTCCTGCTGGTGATCTTAGTTCTCATGATCAAGAAGAAACAGCAATGCCAATGGGTGGGCTAGTTATGGGTAGCTCAAGAGTAATAACTGGTACTTCTGAAATATTGGATCTCTTAAGGACTCTTGGGGAAGGCTATAGGCTATCCTGCATGTACAGGTGCCAG GACGCGCTGGATGCATATCTGAAACTTCCGCATAAACATTATAATACTGGATGGGTACTTTCCCAG GTGGGGAAATCGTATTTTGAATTGGTTGATTACCAAGAAGCTCATCGTGCCTTCAGTCTTGCCCGTCTAGCATCTCCTTACAGTTTGGAAGGGATGGATATACATTCTACAGTTCTATAT CATTTGAAGGAAGATATGAAGTTAAGTTACCTGGCTCAGGAGCTGATATCAACTGACCGCTTAGCTCCTCAATCTTG GTGTGCTATGGGAAATTGCTATAGTTTGCAGAAAGACCATGAAACTGCTCTTAAAAATTTCCAACGCGCTGTGCGACTGAATTCGAGATTTGCTTATGCGCACACCCTTTGTGGACACGA ATATGTTGCGCTAGAGGATTTTGAGAATGGAATTAAGAGCTACCACAGTGCCCTTCGAATTGATGGGAGACATTATAATGCTTGGTATGGACTCGGAATGATCTACCTTCGCCAAGAGAAATTTGAGTTCTCGGAGCATCACTTCCGCATGGCTTTCCAAATTAATCCTCGTTCTTCCGTTATAATGTCTTATCTTGGAACAGCTTTCCATGCCTTAAAG AAAAATGATGAAGCTTTTGAGATGATGGAGAAGGCTATTTTGGCAGATAAGAAGAATCCTCTGCCCATGTATCAGAAGGCTAATATACTTGTGAGCATAGAAAAATTTGATGAAGCTTTGAAAGTCCTAGAGGAGCTTAAAGAGTATGCCCCTCAAGAAAGCAGTGTATATGCCCTGATGGGTAAGATTTATAAAAGGAGTAACATGTATGACAAGGCAATGCTTCACTTTGGATTAGCTCTGGATTTGAAACCACCTGCGACAGATGTTGCTACCATCAAG GCTGCAATTGAGAAGTTGCATGTACCAGATGAATTAGAAGATACACTCTAA
- the LOC131304007 gene encoding cell division cycle protein 27 homolog B-like isoform X3: MEAILIDCVQNSLRHFLHQNAIFMCERLCAEFPSETNLQLLAGCYLHNNQAYAAYHVLKGTQMAQSRYLFAISCFQMDLLSEAEASLSPVTDPTAEVPNGAAGHYLLGLIYRYTDRRKSAVHHFKQALSIDPLLWAAYEELCLLGAAEEASTVFGEVAALCIQKQQLNKALAYQNTQPSSDDHSLVSGRNIGLEDSSPREARHMSGNDIRVIPGNYHGVVTSGGVASQSLNGGPGNMSFYSTPSPMVAQLSGVAPPPLCKNVQPNGPNPNAVIMDGSPRSIVNSTIQAPRRKFVDEGKLRKISGRLFSDSGPRRSTRLAAETAVSMNSNATTVMGNGTSHSSKYIGGSKLSSVTFRSVTVRKGQPWTSESFDEGIRHEVRDDSRSNAATSSSSPAGDLSSHDQEETAMPMGGLVMGSSRVITGTSEILDLLRTLGEGYRLSCMYRCQDALDAYLKLPHKHYNTGWVLSQVGKSYFELVDYQEAHRAFSLARLASPYSLEGMDIHSTVLYHLKEDMKLSYLAQELISTDRLAPQSCAVLDRILSVKLVALLSVLWEIAIVCRKTMKLLLKISNALCD; this comes from the exons ATGGAGGCTATACTCATCGACTGTGTGCAGAACAGCTTGCGTCACTTTCTGCACCAAAACGCCATTTTCATGTGCGAGCGCCTTTGTGCTGAGTTCCCCTCCGAG ACAAATCTACAATTGCTAGCTGGCTGTTACTTGCATAATAATCAAGCTTATGCTGCATACCATGTTTTGAAAG GAACACAAATGGCTCAATCGCGGTACTTGTTTGCAATATCATGCTTTCAGATGGATCTTCTCAGCGAAGCCGAAGCTTCGTTGTCTCCTGTTACTGATCCTACTGCAGAG GTTCCTAATGGTGCTGCTGGTCATTACCTTCTTGGTCTTATTTATAG GTACACTGATAGAAGAAAAAGTGCTGTTCATCATTTTAAGCAGGCATTGTCAATAGATCCATTGTTGTGGGCTGCATATGAGGAGCTGTGTCTATTAg GTGCTGCCGAAGAAGCAAGTACAGTTTTTGGTGAAGTAGCTGCTCTTTGCATTCAGAAGCAGCAGCTGAACAAAGCATTGGCTTATCAAAACACGCAGCCATCCAGTGATGATCATAGTTTAGTTTCGGGTAGAAACATTGGCTTAGAAGATAGTAGTCCGAGGGAAGCAAGACATATGAGTGGCAATGACATTAGAGTTATCCCAGGAAATTATCATGGAGTAGTTACGTCTGGAGGAGTTGCCAGTCAATCTCTAAATGGTGGTCCTGGCAACATGTCATTCTACAGTACTCCTTCACCAATGGTTGCACAG CTGTCAGGTGTTGCTCCACCCCCGTTATGCAAAAATGTGCAACCTAATGGCCCTAACCCAAATGCAGTTATTATGGATGGCTCACCAAGGTCAATTGTGAACTCTACAATTCAAGCCCCTCGAAGAAAGTTTGTGGATGAAGGAAAATTGAGAAAG ATATCAGGGAGGTTATTTTCTGATTCTGGACCTCGACGAAGCACCCGGCTTGCTGCAGAAACAGCAGTGAGCATGAATTCAAATGCCACTACAGTAATGGGAAATGGAACTAGCCACTCCTCTAAATATATTGGTGGTTCCAAGTTGAGCTCGGTGACATTTCGGTCAGTGACAGTTCGCAAGGGGCAGCCGTGGACCAGTGAAAGTTTTGATGAAG GAATACGTCACGAGGTTCGTGATGATTCTCGTTCCAATGCAGCCACCTCAAGTTCATCTCCTGCTGGTGATCTTAGTTCTCATGATCAAGAAGAAACAGCAATGCCAATGGGTGGGCTAGTTATGGGTAGCTCAAGAGTAATAACTGGTACTTCTGAAATATTGGATCTCTTAAGGACTCTTGGGGAAGGCTATAGGCTATCCTGCATGTACAGGTGCCAG GACGCGCTGGATGCATATCTGAAACTTCCGCATAAACATTATAATACTGGATGGGTACTTTCCCAG GTGGGGAAATCGTATTTTGAATTGGTTGATTACCAAGAAGCTCATCGTGCCTTCAGTCTTGCCCGTCTAGCATCTCCTTACAGTTTGGAAGGGATGGATATACATTCTACAGTTCTATAT CATTTGAAGGAAGATATGAAGTTAAGTTACCTGGCTCAGGAGCTGATATCAACTGACCGCTTAGCTCCTCAATCTTG TGCAGTGTTAGACAGAATTCTATCTGTGAAGCTGGTTGCATTATTAA GTGTGCTATGGGAAATTGCTATAGTTTGCAGAAAGACCATGAAACTGCTCTTAAAAATTTCCAACGCGCTGTGCGACTGA